A region from the Acyrthosiphon pisum isolate AL4f chromosome A1, pea_aphid_22Mar2018_4r6ur, whole genome shotgun sequence genome encodes:
- the LOC100168550 gene encoding bifunctional 3'-phosphoadenosine 5'-phosphosulfate synthase isoform X2 has product MSQKPESSSKCRTVATNVTVQKHHVSRDKRGQVLGNVRGFRGCTVWFTGLSGAGKTSVSFELEAYLVARGIPAYGLDGDNMRTGLNRDLGFSPADREENIRRVAEVAKLFADSGVVTLCSFVSPFQQDREMARKIHEDADLPFFEVFVDAPLSVCEERDVKGLYKKARAGQIKGFTGVDQVYEKPDSPALVLKTVHLSIEESTMQVVQMLEENEVIPLQMNRDIDRVTELFVPENAIEKTKSEALLLPRLDISKMDTQWVQVLAEGWAAPLGGFMNEEEYLQTLHFNSFSEDVKQSIPIVLPITTDKKEQLFGCEEIALWYNSKPIAILRKPSFYPHRKEERVCRQFGTSHPNHPYIKTIYESGDWLVGGNLDVIERILWNDGLDDIRFTPNELRAKWREMKADAIFAFQLRNPIHNGHALLMQDTKKKLLERGYKKPVLLLHPLGGWTKDDDVPLHVRILQHKAVLKDGILDPENTVLAIFPAPMNYAGPTEVQWHAKARMSAGANFYIVGRDPAGVPHPDPNTSGDLFDPTHGARVLTMAPGLSDLEIIPFRVAAYDKTKKAMDFYDSTRHNDFNFISGTKMRGLAKDGVEPPAGFMASSAWEVLASYYKSLNKL; this is encoded by the exons ATGAGCCAAAAACCAGAATCTTCATCTAAATGTCGAACA GTAGCGACTAATGTCACTGTTCAGAAACATCACGTTTCTCGTGACAAACGTGGACAGGTTCTCGGCAACGTGCGGGGATTCCGCGGTTGTACCGTTTGGTTTACAG gATTATCCGGTGCCGGAAAAACGTCCGTATCCTTCGAACTGGAAGCGTATTTGGTCGCCAGAGGAATACCAGCCTACGGATTGGACGGCGACAACATGCGAACTGGATTAAACAGAGATCTGGGATTTAGCCCTGCCGATAGAGAAGAGAACATCAGGCGCGTGGCCGAAGTGGCTAAATTGTTCGCTGACAGTGGCGTGGTTACACTGTGCAGTTTTGTGTCTCCATTTCAACAA GACAGGGAAATGGCAAGAAAGATACACGAGGACGCTGATTTACCATTTTTTGAGGTGTTTGTTGATGCACCTTTAAGTGTATGCGAAGAACGAGACGTCAAGGGTTTATATAAAAAGGCCAGGGCTGGTCAAATcaaag gATTTACTGGAGTTGATCAGGTGTATGAAAAACCAGATTCGCCAGCATTAGTTCTTAAAACGGTTCATTTATCCATAGAAGAGAGTACTATGCAAGTAGTACAAATGCTTGAAGAAAAT gaAGTAATTCCCCTGCAAATGAATCGTGACATTGACCGTGTTACCGAACTGTTTGTCCCAGAAAACGCAATAGAAAAAACCAAATCCGAAGCACTATTACTTCCTCGACTTGACATTAGTAAGATGGACACACAATGGGTACAAGTATTGGCTGAAGGCTGGGCAGCTCCACTTGGTGGTTTCATGAACGAAGAAGAATATTTACAG acTTTGCATTTCAATAGTTTTAGTGAGGATGTAAAGCAATCCATACCTATTGTTTTGCCCATAACCACTGATAAAAAGGAACAGCTATTTGGCTGTGAAGAAATTGCTTTATGGTATAATTCAAAACCGATAGCAATACTTCGTAAACCATCATTCTATCCACACCGTAAAGAAGAACGAGTATGTCGTCAATTTGGAACATCGCATCCCAATCATCCTTATATAaaa acaATTTATGAAAGTGGTGATTGGTTGGTTGGTGGTAACTTAGACGTTATAGAAAGGATCTTATGGAATGATGGTTTGGACGATATTCGTTTCACACCAAATGAACTCCGTGCAAAATGGAGAGAAATGAAAGCAGATGCAATATTTGCTTTCCAACTTCGAAACCCAATACATAACGGCCATGCACTATTAATGCag GACACTAAGAAAAAACTTCTTGAACGCGGATATAAGAAACCAGTGTTACTGTTACACCCTCTTGGTGGCTGGACAAAAGACGATGATGTTCCACTTCATGTGAGAATACTTCAACACAAAGCTGTACTTAAAGATGGAATTTTGGATCCAGAAAATACTGTGTTGGCTATTTTCCCAGCACCTATGAATTATGCTGGGCCTACAGAG GTGCAATGGCATGCCAAAGCTCGTATGTCTGCCGGAGCAAACTTTTACATTGTGGGCAGGGATCCAGCAGGAGTTCCGCACCCAGATCCTAACACATCGGGTGATTTATTTGATCCCACTCATGGTGCTCGTGTGTTGACTATGGCACCAGGACTGTCAGACTTGGAGATCATTCCATTTCGTGTAGCAGCCTacgacaaaacaaaaaaagccATGGACTTTTATGATTCTACCCGGCATAATGATTTCAACTTCATTTCTGGCACAAAAATGagag GTCTCGCCAAAGATGGTGTCGAACCACCTGCTGGGTTCATGGCATCTTCTGCCTGGGAAGTACTCGCCAGCTATTACAAATCATTGAACAAACTTTGA
- the LOC100168550 gene encoding bifunctional 3'-phosphoadenosine 5'-phosphosulfate synthase isoform X1, whose product MSVNVRAKAVRGPSRSVATNVTVQKHHVSRDKRGQVLGNVRGFRGCTVWFTGLSGAGKTSVSFELEAYLVARGIPAYGLDGDNMRTGLNRDLGFSPADREENIRRVAEVAKLFADSGVVTLCSFVSPFQQDREMARKIHEDADLPFFEVFVDAPLSVCEERDVKGLYKKARAGQIKGFTGVDQVYEKPDSPALVLKTVHLSIEESTMQVVQMLEENEVIPLQMNRDIDRVTELFVPENAIEKTKSEALLLPRLDISKMDTQWVQVLAEGWAAPLGGFMNEEEYLQTLHFNSFSEDVKQSIPIVLPITTDKKEQLFGCEEIALWYNSKPIAILRKPSFYPHRKEERVCRQFGTSHPNHPYIKTIYESGDWLVGGNLDVIERILWNDGLDDIRFTPNELRAKWREMKADAIFAFQLRNPIHNGHALLMQDTKKKLLERGYKKPVLLLHPLGGWTKDDDVPLHVRILQHKAVLKDGILDPENTVLAIFPAPMNYAGPTEVQWHAKARMSAGANFYIVGRDPAGVPHPDPNTSGDLFDPTHGARVLTMAPGLSDLEIIPFRVAAYDKTKKAMDFYDSTRHNDFNFISGTKMRGLAKDGVEPPAGFMASSAWEVLASYYKSLNKL is encoded by the exons atgtcggTTAACGTAAGGGCCAAAGCGGTCCGTGGTCCAAGCAGAAGt GTAGCGACTAATGTCACTGTTCAGAAACATCACGTTTCTCGTGACAAACGTGGACAGGTTCTCGGCAACGTGCGGGGATTCCGCGGTTGTACCGTTTGGTTTACAG gATTATCCGGTGCCGGAAAAACGTCCGTATCCTTCGAACTGGAAGCGTATTTGGTCGCCAGAGGAATACCAGCCTACGGATTGGACGGCGACAACATGCGAACTGGATTAAACAGAGATCTGGGATTTAGCCCTGCCGATAGAGAAGAGAACATCAGGCGCGTGGCCGAAGTGGCTAAATTGTTCGCTGACAGTGGCGTGGTTACACTGTGCAGTTTTGTGTCTCCATTTCAACAA GACAGGGAAATGGCAAGAAAGATACACGAGGACGCTGATTTACCATTTTTTGAGGTGTTTGTTGATGCACCTTTAAGTGTATGCGAAGAACGAGACGTCAAGGGTTTATATAAAAAGGCCAGGGCTGGTCAAATcaaag gATTTACTGGAGTTGATCAGGTGTATGAAAAACCAGATTCGCCAGCATTAGTTCTTAAAACGGTTCATTTATCCATAGAAGAGAGTACTATGCAAGTAGTACAAATGCTTGAAGAAAAT gaAGTAATTCCCCTGCAAATGAATCGTGACATTGACCGTGTTACCGAACTGTTTGTCCCAGAAAACGCAATAGAAAAAACCAAATCCGAAGCACTATTACTTCCTCGACTTGACATTAGTAAGATGGACACACAATGGGTACAAGTATTGGCTGAAGGCTGGGCAGCTCCACTTGGTGGTTTCATGAACGAAGAAGAATATTTACAG acTTTGCATTTCAATAGTTTTAGTGAGGATGTAAAGCAATCCATACCTATTGTTTTGCCCATAACCACTGATAAAAAGGAACAGCTATTTGGCTGTGAAGAAATTGCTTTATGGTATAATTCAAAACCGATAGCAATACTTCGTAAACCATCATTCTATCCACACCGTAAAGAAGAACGAGTATGTCGTCAATTTGGAACATCGCATCCCAATCATCCTTATATAaaa acaATTTATGAAAGTGGTGATTGGTTGGTTGGTGGTAACTTAGACGTTATAGAAAGGATCTTATGGAATGATGGTTTGGACGATATTCGTTTCACACCAAATGAACTCCGTGCAAAATGGAGAGAAATGAAAGCAGATGCAATATTTGCTTTCCAACTTCGAAACCCAATACATAACGGCCATGCACTATTAATGCag GACACTAAGAAAAAACTTCTTGAACGCGGATATAAGAAACCAGTGTTACTGTTACACCCTCTTGGTGGCTGGACAAAAGACGATGATGTTCCACTTCATGTGAGAATACTTCAACACAAAGCTGTACTTAAAGATGGAATTTTGGATCCAGAAAATACTGTGTTGGCTATTTTCCCAGCACCTATGAATTATGCTGGGCCTACAGAG GTGCAATGGCATGCCAAAGCTCGTATGTCTGCCGGAGCAAACTTTTACATTGTGGGCAGGGATCCAGCAGGAGTTCCGCACCCAGATCCTAACACATCGGGTGATTTATTTGATCCCACTCATGGTGCTCGTGTGTTGACTATGGCACCAGGACTGTCAGACTTGGAGATCATTCCATTTCGTGTAGCAGCCTacgacaaaacaaaaaaagccATGGACTTTTATGATTCTACCCGGCATAATGATTTCAACTTCATTTCTGGCACAAAAATGagag GTCTCGCCAAAGATGGTGTCGAACCACCTGCTGGGTTCATGGCATCTTCTGCCTGGGAAGTACTCGCCAGCTATTACAAATCATTGAACAAACTTTGA
- the LOC100161877 gene encoding YEATS domain-containing protein 2, producing the protein MNSTEKILKTLSADQISQVVAGVQADLNDEMVKTKRTLDQIDQNIFTCINNLKKLRRSIIISHYAKMKNNTDGNKNYQRDALLKNLDCEDEAKDLSVFMTHLSNASARVKTEPMSNIEQLSKTVSQNAMPSGSFIPKTGLIELTFVIGNIVKISDSENDMKYKWTVYVRNAEEGIDNLVYIDKVTYFLHESYEPNHIVDVIKKPFSLTRHGWGEFVIRLRLHFKGNMNVQTDVYHKLCLNKDITVGIPMVAKEQTVKYKLLLHK; encoded by the coding sequence atGAATTCAactgaaaaaattttaaaaacattaagtgCAGATCAAATTTCCCAAGTTGTTGCTGGTGTGCAAGCAGATTTGAATGATGAAATGGTCAAAACAAAACGAACACTAGATCAAAtcgatcaaaatattttcacttgtatcaacaatttaaaaaaactcagAAGAAGCatcataatatcacattatgctaaaatgaaaaataatactgatggcaataaaaactatcaaagGGATGCCCTTCTCAAAAACTTGGATTGTGAAGACGAAGCAAAAGATTTGAGTGTATTTATGACACATCTGAGTAATGCATCGGCACGAGTAAAAACTGAACCTATGAGCAACATTGAACAACTAAGCAAAACCGTCTCACAAAATGCTATGCCTTCTGGAAGCTTTATTCCTAAGACTGGattaattgaattaacatttgttattggaaatattgttaaaataagtgATTCTGAAAATGATATGAAATACAAATGGACTGTTTATGTACGCAATGCAGAAGAAGGTATTGACAATTTGGTTTATATTGACAAAGTGACATATTTCTTACATGAATCCTATGAACCCAACCATATTGtagatgtaattaaaaaaccattttcatTAACAAGACATGGATGGGGAGAATTTGTAATTCGTTTACGTTTGCACTTCAAAGGTAACATGAATGTTCAAACTGATGTGTATCATAAGCTGTGCCTGAATAAAGACATAACAGTCGGTATCCCGATGGTTGCTAAGGAGCAAACTGTTAAGTACAAATTATTGCTGCACAaatag